The Caviibacter abscessus genome window below encodes:
- the opp4B gene encoding oligopeptide ABC transporter permease, protein MWKTILRRILVMIPQIIILSILVFILAKFMPGDPFSGMLDPNLSPETIESLRRKLGLYDPWYIQYIRWIKNLFHGDFGMSYTYKLKVITLIGQRGYNTFILSLFSVLLSYSISIPLGILAGRYNDSKFDKAVILYNYISYAIPTFVLSILMLWLFGYQLNLFPTSGSVDLNVEPGTIAYYFNRLYHIALPSITYALLSTVGTIQYLRNEVIDAKEQDYVKTARSKGVPENVVYTKHIFRNSLLPIAAFLGYTITGLLGGSVFIETIFGYPGMGQLFISSISSRDYSVITILVLLYGILTLIGSLLSDIILSVVDPRIRIE, encoded by the coding sequence ATGTGGAAAACAATACTTAGAAGAATTTTAGTTATGATACCTCAAATTATTATATTAAGTATTTTAGTATTTATATTAGCTAAGTTTATGCCAGGAGATCCATTTTCAGGAATGTTAGATCCTAATTTATCTCCTGAAACAATAGAAAGTTTAAGAAGAAAACTTGGTCTTTATGATCCTTGGTATATACAATATATTAGATGGATAAAAAACTTGTTCCATGGAGATTTTGGAATGAGTTATACATATAAGCTTAAGGTAATAACTTTAATAGGACAAAGAGGATATAATACATTTATATTGTCATTATTTAGTGTTTTATTATCTTATTCAATTTCAATTCCTTTAGGCATATTAGCAGGAAGATATAATGATTCAAAATTTGATAAAGCAGTAATATTATATAATTATATAAGTTATGCAATACCAACATTTGTATTATCAATATTAATGCTATGGTTATTTGGATATCAATTAAATTTATTCCCTACATCAGGTTCAGTTGACTTAAACGTGGAGCCTGGAACAATAGCATATTATTTTAATAGATTATATCATATAGCATTACCTTCTATAACGTATGCACTACTTAGTACGGTTGGAACAATACAATATTTAAGAAATGAAGTAATAGATGCTAAGGAACAAGATTATGTAAAAACTGCAAGAAGTAAGGGAGTTCCTGAAAATGTAGTTTATACAAAACATATATTTAGAAATTCTTTATTACCTATAGCAGCTTTCTTAGGTTATACAATAACAGGATTATTAGGTGGTTCTGTATTTATTGAAACAATATTTGGCTATCCAGGTATGGGACAGTTGTTTATAAGCTCAATAAGTTCAAGAGATTATAGTGTTATAACAATATTAGTATTGCTTTATGGAATACTTACATTAATAGGTAGTTTATTATCAGATATAATATTAAGTGTGGTAGACCCTAGAATAAGAATAGAGTAG